The Streptococcus mitis genome has a segment encoding these proteins:
- a CDS encoding helix-turn-helix domain-containing protein, translating to MMAKELQDWFPEAQISDQPVEKEGYLTLPLASQQWILLEEARLSEREKQLVALLTQQEQARSLNPWYSYLVEGKGQAPQAFKKIQLVYCHLSYFQQENLASWLDMMRTLFPNCQTVLQVGAQDYVFVLQQDKYTSVRAILSDTIEAVEYDFGLRLSIMLGQVWSQTGNQALSDLIKAERDLFKTWWRQGHQGVHTFSQLYLWSIGERLVDLKAIKECLHQMILDQDQIQEIILSLWENSAVLTKTAQQLYLHRNSLQYKIDKWEELTGLQLKELTDLTLCYQLILPDIL from the coding sequence ATGATGGCAAAAGAATTACAAGACTGGTTTCCTGAGGCTCAGATTTCAGACCAACCAGTAGAGAAAGAGGGCTATCTCACTCTCCCTTTAGCTTCTCAGCAGTGGATTTTGCTGGAGGAAGCTAGGCTCAGCGAGCGTGAAAAGCAGTTGGTTGCCCTTTTAACCCAGCAGGAGCAGGCTCGTTCGCTCAATCCTTGGTATTCTTATCTGGTTGAGGGGAAGGGACAGGCACCACAAGCTTTTAAAAAGATTCAGTTGGTTTATTGTCATCTTTCCTATTTTCAGCAGGAAAATCTAGCCTCTTGGTTAGACATGATGCGAACTCTTTTTCCTAACTGTCAGACAGTGCTTCAGGTCGGAGCTCAGGATTATGTTTTCGTGCTTCAGCAAGACAAATACACCTCTGTACGAGCTATTTTAAGTGATACGATTGAAGCGGTTGAGTATGACTTTGGGCTGCGTCTATCTATCATGTTAGGACAGGTTTGGTCTCAGACAGGAAATCAAGCCCTATCAGACTTAATCAAAGCGGAACGGGATTTGTTTAAGACTTGGTGGCGTCAGGGGCACCAAGGTGTTCATACTTTTTCTCAGCTCTATCTTTGGAGTATAGGAGAAAGACTCGTGGACTTGAAGGCAATCAAGGAATGTCTGCACCAGATGATTTTGGACCAGGATCAGATTCAGGAAATCATTCTCTCCCTTTGGGAAAACAGTGCTGTTCTTACTAAAACAGCCCAGCAACTCTATCTGCACCGTAACTCTCTTCAATACAAGATTGATAAATGGGAAGAATTGACAGGGCTTCAGTTGAAGGAATTGACTGACCTGACCCTGTGTTATCAATTGATTTTACCAGATATTTTATAA
- a CDS encoding Mini-ribonuclease 3, with protein MIDVNLINGIALAFEGDAVYSMYIRRHLILKGMTKPNKLHQEATKYVSAKAQARLISLMLEEQVLTEKEEEIYKRGRNTNSHTKAKNADVVTYRMSTGFEAVMGYLHMTENLERLESLISWCIQKVEG; from the coding sequence GTGATTGATGTCAATCTCATTAACGGAATTGCGTTAGCTTTTGAAGGAGATGCGGTGTATTCTATGTATATTCGCCGTCACCTCATTCTTAAAGGCATGACCAAGCCCAATAAACTCCACCAAGAAGCGACCAAGTATGTGTCGGCCAAAGCTCAGGCTCGTTTGATTTCCCTCATGTTGGAGGAGCAGGTCCTAACGGAAAAAGAAGAAGAAATCTACAAACGTGGTCGCAATACCAATAGTCACACCAAGGCCAAAAATGCTGATGTGGTGACTTACCGTATGTCCACAGGTTTTGAAGCAGTCATGGGCTATCTCCATATGACTGAAAATCTGGAACGTCTTGAGAGCTTGATTTCGTGGTGCATCCAAAAAGTGGAAGGCTAG
- the cysS gene encoding cysteine--tRNA ligase → MIKIYDTMSRDLREFVPIEDGKVKMYVCGPTVYNYIHVGNARSTVAFDTIRRYFEYRGYEVAYISNFTDVDDKIINRAKEEGITPQEVADKYIAAFREDVTALGVKPATRHPRVVEFMIDIIRFVEDLIEKGFAYESQGDVYFRVEKSHNYAKLANKTLEDLELGASGRTDEETARKENPVDFALWKSAKSGEISWDSPWGPGRPGWHIECSVMSTEILGDTIDIHGGGADLEFPHHTNEIAQSEAKTGKTFANYWMHNGFVNIDNVKMSKSLGNFITVHDALKTLDGQVLRFFFATQHYRKPINFTEKAVRDAETNLKYLKNTYEQPFTGTVDAQELQAFKDKFVAAMDEDFNSANGITVVFEMAKWINSGNYDTSVKQALADMLEVFGIVFIEEVLDAEIESLIQKRQEARANRDFATADQIRDQLAAQGIKLLDTKDGVRWTRD, encoded by the coding sequence ATGATTAAAATTTACGATACCATGTCTCGTGATTTGCGAGAGTTTGTCCCGATTGAGGACGGCAAAGTCAAGATGTATGTTTGTGGGCCAACCGTGTATAACTATATCCACGTGGGGAATGCCCGTTCGACGGTGGCTTTTGATACCATTCGTCGTTATTTTGAGTACCGTGGGTATGAGGTTGCCTATATTTCCAATTTTACGGATGTGGATGATAAGATTATCAACCGTGCCAAGGAAGAAGGTATTACGCCTCAGGAGGTTGCGGACAAGTACATCGCTGCCTTTCGTGAGGATGTGACGGCCTTGGGCGTCAAACCTGCGACTCGCCATCCGCGTGTAGTGGAGTTTATGATTGACATCATCCGTTTTGTGGAAGACTTGATTGAAAAAGGTTTTGCCTATGAGAGCCAAGGGGATGTTTACTTCCGTGTGGAAAAATCCCACAACTATGCTAAATTAGCAAATAAAACCTTGGAAGACTTGGAGCTGGGTGCTTCAGGTCGTACCGATGAAGAAACAGCTCGTAAGGAAAATCCTGTAGACTTTGCCCTCTGGAAATCTGCCAAATCAGGCGAGATTTCTTGGGACAGTCCTTGGGGACCTGGTCGTCCAGGCTGGCACATCGAGTGTTCAGTCATGTCGACAGAGATTTTGGGCGACACCATTGATATTCACGGTGGTGGAGCTGACCTAGAGTTTCCTCACCATACCAATGAAATTGCCCAGTCAGAAGCCAAAACAGGTAAGACATTTGCCAACTACTGGATGCACAATGGCTTTGTCAATATCGATAATGTCAAGATGTCCAAGTCCTTGGGTAACTTTATCACCGTACATGATGCCCTTAAAACTCTTGATGGGCAAGTGCTTCGATTCTTCTTTGCGACACAACATTACCGTAAGCCTATCAACTTTACGGAAAAGGCAGTGCGTGATGCAGAGACCAATCTCAAGTATCTGAAAAACACCTATGAGCAACCATTTACTGGAACTGTAGATGCTCAAGAGTTACAGGCCTTTAAAGATAAGTTTGTAGCTGCTATGGATGAGGATTTCAACTCTGCCAACGGTATTACAGTAGTCTTTGAAATGGCCAAATGGATCAATTCAGGCAACTATGATACAAGTGTCAAGCAAGCTCTTGCAGATATGTTGGAAGTCTTTGGAATTGTCTTTATTGAGGAAGTTTTGGACGCTGAGATCGAATCCTTGATTCAAAAACGCCAAGAAGCGCGTGCCAATCGTGACTTTGCGACAGCGGACCAGATCCGTGACCAATTGGCTGCTCAAGGGATTAAACTCCTTGACACCAAGGATGGAGTGAGGTGGACACGTGATTGA
- a CDS encoding dihydrofolate reductase family protein, which yields MAVYFYGCITMDGYLADSQHRIDWLHQLGSVEDTGYDDFYRQMDITIMGKRTFEEIQDLQDVESFYQATENYVFTHDRNLPVSNYQPVAGDVVDFVRQIDKGKNVFVIGGNSLVGPLLDADLFDHLIIQIAPIILGKGVPLFTQEEGQRFYQLDSLRQFGPFAELVFSRKSQK from the coding sequence ATGGCAGTATATTTTTACGGCTGTATCACCATGGATGGCTACTTGGCAGACAGCCAGCACAGGATAGACTGGTTGCATCAGCTTGGTTCTGTAGAGGATACAGGCTATGATGACTTTTACAGGCAAATGGATATCACCATCATGGGCAAGCGGACCTTTGAGGAAATCCAAGATTTGCAAGATGTAGAAAGTTTTTATCAAGCTACGGAAAACTATGTCTTTACGCATGATAGAAACCTGCCTGTCAGCAATTACCAGCCAGTAGCTGGGGATGTGGTGGACTTTGTTCGCCAGATTGACAAAGGCAAAAATGTCTTTGTGATTGGTGGTAATTCCTTAGTAGGACCGCTCTTGGATGCGGATCTTTTTGACCACCTCATTATTCAGATAGCGCCCATTATCCTAGGAAAGGGGGTTCCCCTATTTACCCAAGAGGAAGGGCAGCGCTTTTACCAACTGGATAGCCTCAGACAATTTGGTCCTTTTGCAGAGCTGGTTTTCAGCCGAAAAAGTCAGAAATAG
- a CDS encoding GNAT family N-acetyltransferase yields MIQARNKLSQEELSEAKKLINCCQNYDGTYRDPYLSNMLNFDPNMPAFFLYYEKGELVGLLTVYADDQDVEVTILVHPDHRRQGIARALYRSFEKEAASYPIESVTFQTERIFLDRYPDFVSNWGLVEDEETETWLGKDRRPYPLSKVSNLEVLLADSSYQNQISQLKFQAFSEEHESREIVDRYVAEALKDPESRLYILLKDGQVIGTCTVDLSTNTNYFYGLAISELERGKGYGSYLAKSLVNQLIEQNDKEFQIAVEDSNVGAKRLYEKIGFVKQTQVVYLNEKGARDSEVWRHSD; encoded by the coding sequence ATGATTCAAGCAAGAAACAAGTTAAGCCAAGAGGAGCTATCTGAGGCGAAAAAACTAATTAACTGTTGCCAAAACTATGATGGTACCTATCGTGATCCCTATCTCTCTAACATGCTTAATTTTGACCCAAACATGCCCGCCTTTTTCCTTTATTATGAAAAAGGCGAACTTGTTGGTTTATTAACTGTCTATGCAGATGACCAAGATGTGGAAGTGACGATACTGGTTCATCCAGATCATCGCCGTCAGGGAATTGCGCGGGCTTTGTATAGAAGTTTTGAGAAAGAAGCGGCATCTTATCCAATTGAGTCTGTGACTTTTCAGACAGAGCGTATTTTTCTAGACCGTTATCCTGATTTTGTCAGCAACTGGGGATTGGTCGAGGATGAAGAGACAGAAACCTGGTTAGGTAAGGATAGAAGACCTTATCCGTTATCAAAGGTTTCTAATCTTGAAGTTTTGTTAGCAGATAGTTCGTATCAAAATCAAATTAGTCAGTTAAAATTTCAGGCATTTTCAGAGGAACATGAATCTAGAGAGATTGTGGATAGATATGTCGCTGAAGCTCTGAAGGATCCAGAAAGTCGCTTATATATTTTGTTAAAAGACGGTCAGGTTATTGGAACTTGCACGGTAGATTTATCGACTAATACGAATTACTTCTACGGTTTAGCAATATCAGAACTTGAACGTGGGAAAGGCTATGGAAGCTATTTAGCAAAATCCCTTGTCAACCAACTAATTGAGCAAAATGATAAGGAATTTCAGATTGCCGTGGAAGATAGCAATGTAGGTGCCAAACGTTTGTATGAAAAAATTGGCTTTGTCAAACAGACTCAGGTGGTTTATCTGAATGAGAAAGGAGCAAGGGATTCCGAAGTGTGGAGACATTCGGACTGA
- the cysE gene encoding serine O-acetyltransferase, producing MGWWRETIDIVKENDPAARTTLEVLLTYPGVKALAAHRLSHFLWKHGFKLLARMHSQFWRFWTQIEIHPGAQIDSGVFIDHGSGLVIGETAIVETGVLLYHGVTLGGTGKDCGKRHPTVRKGALISAHAQVIGPVEIGANAKVGAAAVVVADVPSDVTVVGIPAKIVRVHGQKDEPTIHEVEEKREYYVNKLEQAKEASHRSSGL from the coding sequence ATGGGATGGTGGCGCGAAACCATTGATATCGTAAAAGAAAATGATCCAGCGGCCCGCACCACTTTGGAGGTTTTGCTGACTTATCCAGGTGTCAAGGCCTTGGCGGCCCACCGTCTCTCGCATTTTCTCTGGAAGCATGGCTTCAAACTCCTGGCTCGTATGCACAGTCAGTTCTGGCGCTTTTGGACTCAGATTGAGATTCATCCAGGTGCCCAGATTGATTCAGGTGTCTTTATCGACCACGGTTCTGGTCTGGTGATTGGAGAGACAGCTATCGTTGAGACGGGAGTTCTCCTCTATCATGGGGTGACTCTTGGGGGAACAGGGAAAGACTGTGGCAAACGCCATCCTACCGTTCGCAAAGGAGCGCTTATATCTGCCCATGCCCAAGTTATTGGTCCTGTAGAAATTGGTGCAAATGCCAAGGTCGGTGCTGCAGCAGTAGTTGTTGCAGATGTACCTAGTGATGTGACGGTTGTCGGTATTCCGGCCAAGATTGTCCGAGTTCATGGACAGAAGGACGAACCGACGATCCACGAAGTCGAAGAAAAACGAGAGTACTACGTCAATAAACTCGAGCAGGCTAAAGAAGCCAGTCACAGATCGTCTGGTTTGTAG
- the pnp gene encoding polyribonucleotide nucleotidyltransferase: MTKQVFQTTFAGRELIVETGQVAKQANGSVVVRYGESTVLTAAVMSKKMATGDFFPLQVNYEEKMYAAGKFPGGFMKREGRPSTDATLTARLIDRPIRPMFAEGFRNEVQVINTVLSYDENASAPMAAMFGSSLALSISDIPFDGPIAGVQVGYVDGQIIINPSQEQAERSLLELTVAGTKHAINMVESGAKELSEEIMLEALLKGHEAVKELIAFQEEVVAAVGEEKAEVELLHVDADLQAEIIAAYNSDLQKAVQVEEKLAREAATQAVKDQVTAVYEEKYADHEEFDRIMRDVAEILEQMEHAEVRRLITEDKVRPDGRKVDEIRPLDAVVDFLPRVHGSGLFTRGQTQALSVLTLAPMGETQIIDGLDPEYKKRFMHHYNFPQYSVGETGRYGAPGRREIGHGALGERALAQVLPSLEEFPYAIRLVAEVLESNGSSSQASICAGTLALMAGGVPIKAPVAGIAMGLISDGNNYTVLTDIQGLEDHFGDMDFKVAGTRDGITALQMDIKIQGITAEILTEALAQAKKARFEILDVIEATIPEVRPELAPTAPKIDTIKIDVDKIKIVIGKGGETIDKIIAETGVKIDIDEEGNVSIYSSDQDAINRAKEIIAGLVREAKVDEVYRAKVVRIEKFGAFVNLFDKTDALVHISEMAWTRTNNVEDLVAIGDEVDVKVIKIDEKGRVDASMKALLPRPPKPERDEKGEKSERPHRPRHHKDHKPKKEFTETPKDSE; this comes from the coding sequence ATGACAAAACAAGTGTTTCAAACGACTTTTGCGGGTCGTGAGTTAATTGTAGAGACTGGTCAGGTTGCTAAGCAGGCAAATGGCTCTGTTGTTGTACGTTACGGTGAGTCAACTGTCTTGACTGCTGCCGTTATGTCTAAGAAAATGGCAACTGGGGATTTCTTCCCACTTCAAGTCAACTACGAAGAAAAAATGTATGCAGCTGGGAAGTTTCCTGGTGGCTTTATGAAACGTGAAGGACGTCCTTCAACGGATGCGACTTTGACAGCGCGTTTGATTGACCGTCCAATCCGACCAATGTTTGCGGAAGGTTTCCGTAATGAAGTACAAGTTATCAACACCGTGCTTTCTTATGATGAAAATGCCTCTGCACCTATGGCAGCTATGTTTGGTTCTTCTTTAGCGCTTTCTATCTCAGACATTCCATTTGACGGTCCAATCGCTGGTGTCCAAGTGGGTTATGTAGATGGCCAAATCATCATCAACCCAAGTCAAGAACAAGCAGAGCGTTCTCTTCTTGAATTGACAGTAGCTGGTACCAAACACGCCATCAACATGGTAGAGTCTGGTGCTAAAGAATTGTCAGAAGAAATCATGTTGGAAGCTCTCCTTAAAGGGCACGAAGCAGTTAAAGAATTGATTGCCTTCCAAGAAGAAGTCGTTGCAGCTGTTGGTGAAGAAAAAGCAGAAGTAGAATTGCTTCATGTGGACGCTGACTTGCAAGCTGAAATTATCGCAGCCTACAACAGCGACCTCCAAAAGGCAGTTCAAGTAGAAGAAAAATTGGCTCGTGAAGCTGCAACTCAAGCAGTTAAGGACCAAGTGACTGCAGTTTACGAAGAAAAATATGCGGACCACGAAGAATTTGACCGTATCATGCGTGATGTGGCTGAAATCTTGGAACAAATGGAACACGCTGAAGTGCGCCGTTTGATTACAGAAGACAAGGTGCGTCCTGATGGTCGTAAGGTCGATGAAATCCGTCCTTTGGATGCGGTTGTTGACTTCCTTCCTCGTGTGCACGGCTCTGGTCTCTTCACTCGTGGACAAACTCAGGCCCTTTCTGTCTTGACTTTGGCTCCGATGGGAGAAACTCAAATTATTGATGGTTTGGATCCAGAGTATAAGAAACGCTTTATGCACCACTATAACTTCCCTCAATACTCTGTAGGGGAAACTGGACGCTACGGTGCGCCAGGTCGTCGTGAAATCGGTCACGGTGCTCTCGGTGAGCGTGCCCTGGCTCAAGTCTTGCCAAGCTTGGAAGAATTCCCATATGCTATCCGCTTGGTGGCTGAGGTCTTGGAATCAAATGGTTCTTCATCTCAGGCTTCTATCTGTGCTGGAACTCTTGCCCTTATGGCTGGTGGTGTGCCAATCAAGGCGCCAGTAGCTGGTATTGCCATGGGTCTGATTTCAGATGGAAACAACTATACAGTCTTGACAGATATCCAAGGTTTGGAAGATCACTTTGGAGATATGGACTTTAAGGTTGCAGGTACTCGTGATGGGATTACAGCCCTACAAATGGATATCAAGATTCAAGGGATCACTGCAGAAATCTTGACTGAAGCTCTTGCTCAAGCCAAGAAAGCTCGTTTTGAAATCCTTGATGTGATTGAAGCAACCATTCCAGAAGTTCGTCCAGAATTGGCTCCAACTGCTCCGAAAATTGATACCATCAAGATTGATGTGGACAAGATCAAGATTGTCATCGGTAAGGGTGGAGAAACCATCGACAAGATTATCGCTGAAACAGGCGTTAAGATTGATATCGACGAAGAAGGAAATGTATCTATCTACTCTAGCGATCAAGATGCTATTAACCGTGCTAAAGAAATTATTGCTGGTTTGGTCCGTGAAGCCAAAGTGGACGAAGTTTACCGTGCTAAAGTCGTTCGTATCGAGAAATTTGGTGCCTTTGTTAACCTCTTTGATAAGACAGATGCCCTTGTTCATATCTCGGAGATGGCTTGGACGCGTACCAATAATGTCGAAGACTTGGTAGCAATCGGGGATGAAGTTGATGTTAAGGTTATCAAGATTGATGAAAAAGGACGTGTGGATGCTTCTATGAAAGCCCTTCTTCCTCGTCCACCAAAACCTGAACGTGATGAAAAAGGCGAAAAGTCTGAGCGACCTCACCGCCCACGTCATCACAAGGACCACAAACCTAAGAAAGAATTTACAGAAACACCAAAAGATTCAGAATAA
- the metF gene encoding methylenetetrahydrofolate reductase [NAD(P)H], producing the protein MSRQTPSLSFEVFPPNPEVGNDKIISALQDMQELAPHFISVTASNNKFNIKETTVRLADFIQNDLAIPTIAHLPAIYLTKEKVAETLADLDKVGVQKILALRGDIIPDVEPQKDFRYATDLIEFIKEQAPHFDIVGACYPEGHPDSPNQISDIQNLKKKVDAGCSSLVTQLFFDNERFYDFQDKCILAGIDVPIHAGIMPILNRNQALRLLKTCENIHLPRKFKAILDKYEHDPESLRAAGLAYAVDQIVDLVTQDVAGVHLYTMNNAETAKYIHQATHALFNHQSLG; encoded by the coding sequence ATGTCACGCCAAACACCGTCACTCTCATTTGAAGTGTTCCCTCCAAACCCAGAAGTGGGTAATGATAAAATTATTTCAGCCTTGCAGGACATGCAGGAGTTGGCCCCTCACTTTATCAGTGTAACTGCCAGCAATAATAAATTTAATATCAAGGAAACGACGGTTCGTTTGGCTGACTTTATCCAAAATGACTTGGCGATTCCGACTATTGCTCACTTGCCAGCTATCTATTTGACCAAGGAAAAGGTTGCTGAGACTCTTGCTGACTTGGACAAGGTTGGGGTACAGAAAATCTTGGCTCTTCGTGGGGATATCATCCCTGATGTGGAACCACAAAAGGATTTCCGCTACGCAACTGACTTGATTGAGTTCATCAAGGAGCAAGCTCCTCACTTTGATATTGTTGGTGCTTGCTATCCAGAAGGACATCCAGATTCACCAAATCAGATTTCAGATATTCAAAATCTTAAGAAGAAAGTGGATGCAGGCTGTTCGAGCCTCGTAACTCAGCTTTTCTTTGACAATGAGCGCTTCTATGATTTCCAAGATAAATGCATTTTGGCTGGGATTGATGTTCCTATTCATGCAGGGATTATGCCAATTCTGAATCGAAATCAGGCTCTCCGCCTCTTGAAGACTTGTGAGAATATCCATCTTCCACGCAAATTTAAAGCCATCTTAGACAAGTATGAGCATGACCCTGAGTCGCTCAGAGCAGCAGGACTTGCCTATGCAGTGGACCAAATCGTGGACTTGGTAACTCAGGATGTTGCCGGTGTGCATCTCTACACTATGAACAATGCTGAAACAGCAAAATACATCCACCAAGCAACTCATGCCTTGTTTAATCATCAGTCTCTAGGATAA
- the metE gene encoding 5-methyltetrahydropteroyltriglutamate--homocysteine S-methyltransferase, whose product MSTTIIGFPRLGEFRELKFTTEKYFRKEISEEELLAAAKDLRAKHWNIIKEKGITEIPSNDFSHYDNFLDAAFLFNVVPASVQNLDLSDLERYFALGRGYQGEKGDVRALPMKKWFNTNYHYIVPKFEKDTQVKLAGHKIFDEFQEAKELGLNTRPVLVGPFTFLQLSDFEEGVKAEDFVDSLVAAYQEVFAKLAELGATRIQLDEAALVKDLTAEEKTLFLNLYNKLLADKKGLEVLLQTYFGDVRDVYADLVNLPVDAIGLDFVEGKKTLELVKGGFPADKTLYAGIVNGKNIWRNNYEKSLAILEQIPAENIVLTSSCSLLHVPFTTANEEFEPAILNHFAFAVEKLDEIRDLDAIRNGQGAEALAANKELFATERVGENAELRARIAGLTDADYTRLPAFAEREAIQEEAFKLPALPTTTIGSFPQTKEVRAKRLAYRKGELSQEEYDAFLAETIDEWIKWQEDIDFDVLVHGEFERNDMVEYFGQNLSGYLFSKNGWVQSYGMRGVKPPIIWGDVTRLNPITVKWSSYAQSRTNKPVKGMLTGPVTILNWSFPREDISIKDSTLQIALAIKDEVLDLEAAGVKIIQIDEAALREKLPLRRSDWYEDYLDWAIPAFRLVHSTVAPDTQIHTHMCYSEFTDIIPAIDNLDADVISFEASRSNLEILDELKAKNFQTEVGPGVYDIHSPRVPNEGEIDHTIEAILAKVPSKKVWINPDCGLKTRGIPETKESLIRLVEAAKAAREKL is encoded by the coding sequence ATGTCAACTACAATCATCGGTTTCCCTCGTTTGGGCGAATTCCGCGAATTAAAATTTACAACTGAAAAATACTTTAGAAAAGAAATCTCAGAAGAAGAACTCTTGGCAGCCGCAAAAGACTTGCGTGCTAAACACTGGAACATCATCAAAGAAAAAGGAATCACTGAAATTCCATCAAATGATTTTTCTCACTATGACAACTTCCTAGATGCAGCTTTCCTTTTCAACGTGGTACCTGCTTCAGTTCAAAACTTGGACTTGTCTGACCTTGAGCGCTACTTCGCTTTGGGTCGTGGTTACCAAGGAGAAAAAGGAGACGTTCGCGCCCTTCCAATGAAGAAATGGTTCAACACCAACTACCACTACATCGTTCCTAAATTTGAAAAAGACACTCAAGTAAAATTGGCTGGTCACAAGATTTTCGATGAGTTCCAAGAAGCAAAAGAGCTTGGATTGAACACTCGTCCAGTCCTTGTAGGACCATTCACTTTCCTTCAATTGTCAGACTTTGAAGAAGGTGTGAAAGCAGAAGACTTCGTAGACAGCTTAGTTGCTGCTTACCAAGAAGTTTTTGCTAAATTGGCTGAACTTGGTGCAACTCGCATCCAATTGGATGAAGCTGCTCTTGTAAAAGACTTGACAGCCGAAGAAAAAACTCTCTTCTTGAATCTCTACAACAAACTTTTGGCTGATAAAAAAGGTCTTGAAGTCTTGCTTCAAACTTACTTTGGTGACGTTCGTGATGTCTACGCTGACCTTGTAAACTTGCCAGTTGATGCTATCGGTCTTGACTTCGTTGAAGGTAAGAAAACTCTTGAACTCGTTAAAGGTGGTTTCCCAGCTGACAAGACTCTCTATGCAGGTATTGTCAATGGTAAAAACATCTGGCGTAACAACTACGAAAAGAGTTTGGCTATTCTTGAGCAAATCCCAGCTGAAAACATCGTATTGACAAGCTCATGCTCACTTCTTCATGTGCCATTTACAACAGCTAATGAAGAATTTGAACCAGCTATCTTGAACCACTTTGCCTTCGCAGTTGAAAAATTAGACGAAATCCGTGATTTGGATGCTATCCGCAACGGTCAAGGAGCAGAAGCTCTTGCAGCTAACAAAGAACTCTTTGCGACTGAGCGTGTTGGTGAAAATGCAGAACTTCGTGCGCGCATCGCTGGTTTGACAGACGCTGACTACACTCGTTTGCCAGCCTTTGCAGAACGTGAAGCCATCCAAGAAGAAGCTTTCAAACTTCCAGCTCTTCCAACAACAACTATCGGTTCATTCCCTCAAACAAAAGAAGTTCGTGCTAAACGTTTGGCTTACCGTAAAGGTGAATTGTCTCAAGAAGAGTATGACGCTTTCCTTGCTGAAACGATCGATGAATGGATCAAATGGCAAGAAGATATCGATTTTGATGTCCTTGTTCACGGTGAATTTGAGCGTAATGACATGGTTGAGTACTTCGGACAAAACTTGTCAGGTTACCTCTTCTCTAAAAATGGTTGGGTACAATCATACGGTATGCGTGGGGTTAAACCACCAATCATCTGGGGTGATGTCACTCGTCTTAACCCTATCACTGTTAAATGGTCTAGCTATGCACAAAGCCGTACAAACAAACCTGTTAAAGGTATGTTGACTGGACCTGTTACCATCCTCAACTGGTCATTCCCACGTGAAGACATCTCTATCAAGGATTCTACTCTTCAAATCGCTCTTGCTATCAAGGATGAAGTGCTTGACCTTGAAGCTGCTGGTGTGAAAATCATCCAAATCGACGAAGCTGCTCTTCGTGAAAAATTGCCACTCCGTCGTAGCGACTGGTACGAAGACTACCTTGACTGGGCAATTCCTGCCTTCCGCTTGGTACACTCAACAGTAGCACCAGACACACAAATCCACACTCACATGTGTTACTCAGAATTTACAGATATCATCCCAGCTATCGATAACTTGGATGCGGACGTTATCTCGTTTGAGGCTAGCCGTTCAAATCTTGAAATCTTGGACGAACTCAAAGCGAAAAACTTCCAAACAGAAGTGGGACCTGGGGTTTACGATATCCACTCTCCTCGTGTGCCAAATGAAGGCGAAATCGACCACACAATCGAAGCCATCCTTGCTAAAGTGCCAAGCAAGAAAGTTTGGATCAACCCTGACTGTGGTTTGAAAACACGTGGTATTCCAGAAACAAAAGAAAGCTTGATCCGCCTTGTTGAAGCAGCTAAAGCTGCGCGTGAGAAATTGTAA
- a CDS encoding TIGR02328 family protein: MRLWHEDLISQLPRPQLLGQHRECCALRGNGWGRKHATVDYVFTHSPYRLYAYHRLIMEEMVKRGFKVSPEWLDKNYRGKTCPPYQDLAEEKLTSPIYSEHDDAYYEECLDNLREKGIDL, translated from the coding sequence ATGAGACTTTGGCATGAGGACTTAATTTCACAACTTCCCCGTCCTCAACTCTTGGGGCAGCATCGAGAGTGTTGCGCTCTACGTGGCAATGGCTGGGGTAGAAAGCATGCGACGGTGGACTATGTCTTTACCCACTCGCCCTATCGTCTCTATGCCTATCATCGCTTGATCATGGAGGAGATGGTTAAACGAGGCTTTAAGGTCAGTCCAGAGTGGTTGGATAAAAACTACCGTGGCAAGACCTGCCCTCCTTATCAAGATTTAGCTGAGGAGAAGCTGACCAGTCCAATCTACAGCGAACATGACGATGCCTACTATGAGGAGTGTCTGGACAATCTCCGAGAGAAGGGGATAGACCTATAG